In Zingiber officinale cultivar Zhangliang chromosome 6A, Zo_v1.1, whole genome shotgun sequence, a single genomic region encodes these proteins:
- the LOC121996268 gene encoding uncharacterized protein LOC121996268 codes for MCFRKTSWISVICHLLTLGLACFLFLLHKFLPSLFSLVLNCVPVIVCTILLLGILLSYSELNIPGHDQDGICAAAETSVKLSLVANGLGTKSDRKFKGKAHGGSRKETRRTGVRTIVLGNERQHNADGKEVEQCKVDQIDAAATSVSSSCCGEEEDPVSKRNSVTGDEDSVEKKQVEDETKVESGYDSCVGSPSCHLDRKGVSLEESESDEALSSDNSAATGLPLLDELDPLVSGKNSDGGSTVFSGDHETEDGSVEEEAENQDDEDDDEAQEEEEEEEKGGNPVAVTWTADDQRSLVELGNSELERNQRLENLLEKRKARKILEKNLIDLDDDMEERLQAHGRLLSINAARRNPFDIPELDEVPGSAPSMPLLRQNPFDIPFEPAVGEDNSNQKEFVAVPPRDSFFRRHESFSVGSIFEFRQPMAFKPYFGAEKIGSEKKDYEGPSKLNSMQQFNSVSSVANQDNATPVKHDPATTEKASQTMNKDHAVPSNGAVVTTEHTDRDTEMEGDTSEASVLNSPTSYSERVGMVDEDNESNSFNTSDAEKQETDPMDGASGSNFMEVEANRNHENHVEPVYDSSPTATERSHSNLALDEAFHNSDKGGSPPRETDETDASSITTRTEESAQEPEHEIPWVAPTSLAYVDQNESVSKEVSMINERDVIGDELTRVHDDFDGPALTPLPDQAEMERMLHSNSSAAVENEAKEEKIAESDL; via the exons ATGTGCTTCAGGAAGACAAGTTGGATATCTGTAATATGCCATCTTCTTACTCTTGGTTTGGCATGCTTCCTGTTCTTGCTGCACAAGTTCCTCCCTTCTCTATTCTCTCTAGTTCTGAATTGTGTCCCCGTAATCGTCTGCACGATTCTTCTCCTTGGAATCCTTTTGAGCTACAGCGAACTGAACATCCCTGGCCACGATCAAGACGGTATCTGTGCAGCAGCAGAGACGTCGGTGAAGCTTTCTTTGGTTGCAAATGGCCTCGGCACCAAGAGTGATAGAAAGTTCAAAGGCAAAGCTCATGGTGGAAGCAGAAAGGAGACAAGAAGAACAGGAGTCAGGACAATTGTGCTGGGCAATGAGAGGCAGCACAATGCAGATGGAAAAGAAGTAGAACAATGCAAAGTCGATCAGATAGATGCTGCTGCCACTTCAGTTTCATCGAGTTGCTGCGGCGAGGAAGAAGATCCggtgagcaagaggaactctgtTACAGGTGATGAAGATTCTGTGGAGAAGAAACAAGTGGAGGATGAAACAAAAGTGGAGAGTGGTTATGATTCTTGTGTTGGTTCTCCTTCATGTCATCTCGATCGCAAGGGTGTTTCTTTGGAGGAGAGTGAATCGGATGAAGCTTTGAGCTCCGATAACTCGGCAGCAACTGGCTTACCGCTGCTCGATGAGCTTGACCCGCTTGTCTCCGGGAAGAATTCCGATGGCGGATCGACTGTATTCTCCGGCGATCATGAAACCGAAGATGGTAGTGTGGAAGAGGAAGCTGAAAACCaagatgatgaagatgatgatgaggcacaggaggaggaggaggaggaggagaaaggaGGAAACCCAGTAGCAGTAACATGGACTGCAGATGACCAGAGGAGCCTTGTGGAGCTTGGCAATTCTGAACTCGAAAGGAATCAACGTTTGGAGAACTTGCTCGAAAAGCGAAAGGCGAGGAAGATCCTTGAGAAGAATCTAATCGACTTGGACGATGACATGGAGGAGAGGTTGCAAGCTCATGGCCGACTTCTCTCGATCAATGCAGCTAGAAGGAATCCATTTGACATCCCTGAGCTAGATGAAGTTCCAGGCTCAGCTCCTTCTATGCCTCTGCTGAGGCAAAACCCGTTCGATATTCCATTTGAGCCAGCAGTGGGTGAAGATAACTCGAACCAAAAAGAGTTTGTTGCAGTTCCACCGCGTGATTCTTTCTTCAGAAGGCATGAAAGCTTCAGCGTCGGTTCGATTTTCGAGTTTCGACAACCGATGGCATTCAAGCCTTACTTCGGTGCAGAAAAGATTGGATCAGAGAAAAAGGACTATGAAGGTCCTAGCAAACTTAATTCAATGCAACAATTCAATTCAGTTTCTTCAGTTGCCAATCAAGACAATGCAACTCCTGTTAAACATGATCCAGCAACAACCGAGAAAGCCAGCCAAACCATGAACAAAGACCATGCAGTTCCTTCAAATGGTGCCGTTGTCACGACAGAGCATACTGACCGAGATACCGAAATGGAAGGCGATACCAGTGAAGCTTCAGTGCTAAATTCACCCACTTCATATTCAGAACGAGTTGGAATGGTTGATGAAGACAATGAGTCGAATTCCTTCAACACATCAGACGCAGAGAAGCAAGAGACAGACCCAATGGATGGTGCATCCGGATCAAATTTCATGGAGGTGGAAGCCAATCGCAATCACGAGAACCATGTTGAACCTGTTTATGATTCGAGTCCAACAGCAACTGAGCGATCACACTCCAATTTAGCACTCGATGAAGCTTTCCACAATTCCG ATAAAGGAGGAAGTCCCCCTCGGGAAACAGATGAAACAGATGCCTCATCGATCACAACAAGAACAGAAGAAAGTGCACAGGAACCTGAGCATGAAATTCCATGGGTTGCACCCACAAGCCTGGCGTATGTAGACCAGAATGAGTCGGTGTCAAAGGAGGTATCGATGATCAATGAACGCGATGTGATCGGCGATGAGCTAACCAGAGTTCATGATGATTTTGATGGTCCAGCTTTGACACCTTTACCAGATCAAGCAGAAATGGAGAGAATGCTGCACTCAAATTCGTCAGCTGCTGTGGAGAATGAAGCAAAAGAAGAGAAGATAGCTGAATCTGACTTGTAG
- the LOC121996269 gene encoding uncharacterized protein LOC121996269 translates to MVFLIMDPINQWSRHKSSTSSSTCMRSRSGEVVMSAQHHPSTNLSRTRSQRDIQFPKLDPPTKVVSSSSPSSEQLSTRSTTPTLHFLKTCGVCRRSLGTGHDIYIYRGEIAFCSNECRELHMKHEINKGTYHLHH, encoded by the exons ATGGTGTTCCTCATAATGGATCCTATAAATCAATGGTCTCGCCACAAATCTAGCACTTCTTCTTCCACATGCATGCGATCAAGAAGTGGCGAGGTAGTAATGTCTGCGCAACACCATCCATCCACAAACTTATCGAGAACAAGAAGCCAAAGGGACATACAATTCCCCAAACTTGATCCCCCAACCAAagtagtttcttcttcttctccttcttcggaACAACTCAGCACAAGAAGCACAACTCCCACTCTCCACTTCTTGAAAACTTGTGGAGTGTGCCGACGATCACTTGGAACTGGACATGACATTTATATTTACAG GGGAGAGATTGCATTTTGCAGCAATGAGTGCCGTGAGCTACACATGAAACATGAAATCAACAAGGGAACTTACCATCTGCACCATTGA